The Brachyhypopomus gauderio isolate BG-103 chromosome 7, BGAUD_0.2, whole genome shotgun sequence genome has a window encoding:
- the alg9 gene encoding alpha-1,2-mannosyltransferase ALG9 isoform X1, translated as MATKTTRQRNRRGSKQDASNVNSSAVSESRTAKDEKGVDDSKSSDIRNESSKAGQVWAPEGSTAFKCLVSARFCAALLSNISDCDETFNYWEPTHYLLYGKGMQTWEYSPAYAIRSYAYLWLHALPACFHAKILQTNKVLVFYFLRCVLAFACCVCELYFYKAVCKKFGLHVGRLMLAFLVLSAGMFCSSAAFLPSAFCMYCTLVAMTGWFQGWSSLAVLGTAAGAIVGWPFSALLGIPIAFDLLLLKRKWKSFVTWTLVAVVLFLVPVVAVDSYYYGKLVVAPLNIILYNVFTPHGPDLYGTEPWHYYFVNGFLNFNIVFLLALFSLPLTVLMEALLLRFNVQNLGRPYWLTLSPMYLWMVVFFTRPHKEERFLFPIYPLICLCGAVALSSLQKCYHFMFQRYRLEHYTISSNWLALGSVLLFTVLSLSRSVALFRGYHAPLDLYPEFHRLAREPGVHALPEGRSVNVCVGKEWHRFPSSFLLPNNWQLQFIQSEFRGQLPRPYAAGPDATLILPTDMNDQNREEPSRYVELKQCHYLVDLATDAETPREPRYAANRDEWSVVAEKPFLDSSKSSRFFRAFFVPFLSEQYTTYSRYVILKPRRAKHGRRRTPA; from the exons ATGGCGACCAAGACAACCCGTCAGCGTAACAGACGGGGAAGCAAACAAGATGCCAGTAACGTGAACAGTTCAGCTGTCAGCGAAAGCCGCACGGCGAAGGACGAAAAGGGTGTCGATGACAGCAAATCCAGCGATATACGAAATGA GTCCAGCAAGGCAGGGCAGGTGTGGGCCCCAGAGGGTTCTACGGCCTTTAAGTGTCTGGTGTCTGCCCGTTTCTGCGCAGCTTTGCTCAGCAACATCTCGGACTGCGACGAAACTTTCAACTACTGGGAGCCA ACTCATTACCTGTTGTACGGGAAAGGCATGCAGACATGGGAGTATTCTCCTGCCTATGCCATTCGCTCCTATGCCTACCTGTGGCTCCACGCCCTACCTGCCTGCTTTCACGCCAAGATTTTGCAGACCAACAAG GTCCTGGTGTTTTACTTCCTGCGCTGCGTGCTGGCGTTTGCGTGTTGCGTGTGTGAGCTGTACTTCTACAA GGCTGTGTGCAAGAAGTTCGGCCTGCACGTCGGACGCCTCATGCTGGCCTTCCTGGTCCTCAGTGCGGGAATGTTCTGCTCGTCTGCAG CCTTCCTGCCCAGTGCGTTCTGCATGTACTGCACTCTGGTGGCTATGACTGGCTGGTTCCAGGGGTGGTCCAGCCTGGCGGTCCTGGGCACTGCCGCGGGGGCCATTGTGGGCTGGCCCTTCAGTGCCCTGCTCGG cataccCATTGCTTTTGACCTACTGCTGTTGAAGCGAAAGTGGAAAAGTTTCGTAACATGGACGCTAGTGGCCGTAGTGCTGTTTCTG GTTCCTGTTGTGGCGGTAGACTCGTATTACTACGGCAAGCTTGTGGTCGCGCCCCTCAATATAATACTCTACAACGTCTTCACTCCTCATGGGCCGGATCTCTATG GCACTGAGCCGTGGCACTACTATTTTGTGAACGGCTTTCTCAACTTTAACATCGTGTTTCTGTTGGCCCTGTTCTCCCTTCCTCTCACGGTTCTAATGGAGGCTCTGCTGCTTAGGTTCAATG TACAGAACCTGGGCCGTCCCTATTGGCTGACCCTGTCTCCCATGTACCTGTGGATGGTGGTTTTCTTCACCCGCCCCCACAAGGAGGAGCGCTTCCTGTTTCCCATCTACCCCCTCATCTGCCTGTGTGGTGCCGTggccctctcctccctccag AAGTGCTACCACTTCATGTTCCAGCGCTACCGTTTGGAGCACTACACCATCTCGTCCAACTGGCTGGCCTTGGGCTCCGTGCTGCTATTCACCGTGCTCTCTCTGTCCCGCTCGGTCGCCCTCTTCCGAG GCTACCACGCTCCACTGGATCTGTATCCCGAGTTCCACCGGCTGGCCCGAGAGCCCGGCGTCCACGCGCTGCCCGAGGGTCGGTCCGTCAACGTGTGCGTGGGCAAGGAGTGGCACCGCTTCCCCAGCAGCTTCCTGCTGCCCAACAA TTGGCAACTGCAGTTCATCCAGTCTGAGTTTCGTGGACAGCTGCCCAGGCCGTATGCCGCAGGCCCAGACGCTACACTCATCCTCCCTACCGATATGAACGACCAGAACCGGGAGGAGCCGTCCCGATAT GTGGAGTTGAAGCAGTGCCACTACCTGGTGGACCTGGCCACGGACGCCGAGACCCCACGGGAACCTCGTTACGCTGCCAACAGAGACGAGTGGAGTGTCGTCGCAGAGAAACCCTTCCTGGACTCCTCGAA GTCGTCCAGGTTCTTCAGGGCGTTCTTCGTCCCATTCCTGTCTGAGCAGTACACCACCTACAGCAGATACGTGATCCTTAAACCCCGGCGGGCAAAACATGGCCGAAGGCGAACGCCAGCCTGA
- the alg9 gene encoding alpha-1,2-mannosyltransferase ALG9 isoform X2, with amino-acid sequence MARMLDRSSKAGQVWAPEGSTAFKCLVSARFCAALLSNISDCDETFNYWEPTHYLLYGKGMQTWEYSPAYAIRSYAYLWLHALPACFHAKILQTNKVLVFYFLRCVLAFACCVCELYFYKAVCKKFGLHVGRLMLAFLVLSAGMFCSSAAFLPSAFCMYCTLVAMTGWFQGWSSLAVLGTAAGAIVGWPFSALLGIPIAFDLLLLKRKWKSFVTWTLVAVVLFLVPVVAVDSYYYGKLVVAPLNIILYNVFTPHGPDLYGTEPWHYYFVNGFLNFNIVFLLALFSLPLTVLMEALLLRFNVQNLGRPYWLTLSPMYLWMVVFFTRPHKEERFLFPIYPLICLCGAVALSSLQKCYHFMFQRYRLEHYTISSNWLALGSVLLFTVLSLSRSVALFRGYHAPLDLYPEFHRLAREPGVHALPEGRSVNVCVGKEWHRFPSSFLLPNNWQLQFIQSEFRGQLPRPYAAGPDATLILPTDMNDQNREEPSRYVELKQCHYLVDLATDAETPREPRYAANRDEWSVVAEKPFLDSSKSSRFFRAFFVPFLSEQYTTYSRYVILKPRRAKHGRRRTPA; translated from the exons ATGGCCAGGATGCTAGATAG GTCCAGCAAGGCAGGGCAGGTGTGGGCCCCAGAGGGTTCTACGGCCTTTAAGTGTCTGGTGTCTGCCCGTTTCTGCGCAGCTTTGCTCAGCAACATCTCGGACTGCGACGAAACTTTCAACTACTGGGAGCCA ACTCATTACCTGTTGTACGGGAAAGGCATGCAGACATGGGAGTATTCTCCTGCCTATGCCATTCGCTCCTATGCCTACCTGTGGCTCCACGCCCTACCTGCCTGCTTTCACGCCAAGATTTTGCAGACCAACAAG GTCCTGGTGTTTTACTTCCTGCGCTGCGTGCTGGCGTTTGCGTGTTGCGTGTGTGAGCTGTACTTCTACAA GGCTGTGTGCAAGAAGTTCGGCCTGCACGTCGGACGCCTCATGCTGGCCTTCCTGGTCCTCAGTGCGGGAATGTTCTGCTCGTCTGCAG CCTTCCTGCCCAGTGCGTTCTGCATGTACTGCACTCTGGTGGCTATGACTGGCTGGTTCCAGGGGTGGTCCAGCCTGGCGGTCCTGGGCACTGCCGCGGGGGCCATTGTGGGCTGGCCCTTCAGTGCCCTGCTCGG cataccCATTGCTTTTGACCTACTGCTGTTGAAGCGAAAGTGGAAAAGTTTCGTAACATGGACGCTAGTGGCCGTAGTGCTGTTTCTG GTTCCTGTTGTGGCGGTAGACTCGTATTACTACGGCAAGCTTGTGGTCGCGCCCCTCAATATAATACTCTACAACGTCTTCACTCCTCATGGGCCGGATCTCTATG GCACTGAGCCGTGGCACTACTATTTTGTGAACGGCTTTCTCAACTTTAACATCGTGTTTCTGTTGGCCCTGTTCTCCCTTCCTCTCACGGTTCTAATGGAGGCTCTGCTGCTTAGGTTCAATG TACAGAACCTGGGCCGTCCCTATTGGCTGACCCTGTCTCCCATGTACCTGTGGATGGTGGTTTTCTTCACCCGCCCCCACAAGGAGGAGCGCTTCCTGTTTCCCATCTACCCCCTCATCTGCCTGTGTGGTGCCGTggccctctcctccctccag AAGTGCTACCACTTCATGTTCCAGCGCTACCGTTTGGAGCACTACACCATCTCGTCCAACTGGCTGGCCTTGGGCTCCGTGCTGCTATTCACCGTGCTCTCTCTGTCCCGCTCGGTCGCCCTCTTCCGAG GCTACCACGCTCCACTGGATCTGTATCCCGAGTTCCACCGGCTGGCCCGAGAGCCCGGCGTCCACGCGCTGCCCGAGGGTCGGTCCGTCAACGTGTGCGTGGGCAAGGAGTGGCACCGCTTCCCCAGCAGCTTCCTGCTGCCCAACAA TTGGCAACTGCAGTTCATCCAGTCTGAGTTTCGTGGACAGCTGCCCAGGCCGTATGCCGCAGGCCCAGACGCTACACTCATCCTCCCTACCGATATGAACGACCAGAACCGGGAGGAGCCGTCCCGATAT GTGGAGTTGAAGCAGTGCCACTACCTGGTGGACCTGGCCACGGACGCCGAGACCCCACGGGAACCTCGTTACGCTGCCAACAGAGACGAGTGGAGTGTCGTCGCAGAGAAACCCTTCCTGGACTCCTCGAA GTCGTCCAGGTTCTTCAGGGCGTTCTTCGTCCCATTCCTGTCTGAGCAGTACACCACCTACAGCAGATACGTGATCCTTAAACCCCGGCGGGCAAAACATGGCCGAAGGCGAACGCCAGCCTGA
- the ppp2r1ba gene encoding LOW QUALITY PROTEIN: protein phosphatase 2, regulatory subunit A, beta a (The sequence of the model RefSeq protein was modified relative to this genomic sequence to represent the inferred CDS: deleted 1 base in 1 codon) encodes MAGADGDDSLYPIAVLIDELRNEDVQLRLNSIKKLSTIALALGVERTRTELLPFLTDTIYDEDEVLLALAEQLGNFTMLVGGPEYVHCLLPPLESLATVEETVVRDKAVESLRKISHEHSPVDLEVHFEPLVKRLASGDWFTSRTSACGLFSVCYPRVSSTVKAEIRQHFRNLCSDDTPMVRRAAASKLGEFAKVLELDYVKSDIISLFTALASDEQDSVRLLAVEACVSIATLLPQEDLETLVMPTLRQAAEDKSWRVRYMVADKFSELQKAVGPEITKNDLVPAFQNLLKDCEAEVRAAAANKVKEFCENLPEDSRETIIMTHILPCVKELVSDTNQHVKSALASVIMGLSTILGKDNTIEHLLPLFLAQLKDECPEVRLNIISNLDCVNEVIGIRQLSQSLLPAIVELAEDAKWRVRLAIIEYMPLLAGQLGVEFFDEKLNSLCMAWLVDHVYAIREAATCNLTKLVEKFGAEWAQNTIVPKVLGMANDPNYLHRMTTLFCINALSEACGQEITTKHMLPVVLKMSNDQVANVRFNVAKSLQKIGPVLDSNSLQTEVKPVLEKLAADQDIDVKYFAQEAISGKCPGLHRGALTMVRARRLSLTLVFMWRSPLLPQFLPGLMEHLLPSPCPDDQTTTSILTIIQDHSLGRLEERTHASFGTLI; translated from the exons ATGGCGGGAGCCGACGGCGACGATTCTCTCTACCCCATCGCGGTACTTATCGACGAATTAAGGAATGAAGACGTGCAG TTGCGATTGAATAGCATTAAGAAGCTCTCCACTATTGCCCTGGCGCTGGGTGTGGAGAGGACGCGCACTGAGCTTCTCCCCTTCCTCACAG ATACCATCTACGATGAGGACGAAGTCCTTCTCGCCCTTGCTGAACAGCTGGGCAACTTCACCATGTTGGTCGGAGGTCCCGAATACGTCCACTGCCTCCTC CCTCCCCTGGAGAGCTTGGCCACGGTGGAGGAGACGGTGGTGCGGGACAAGGCGGTGGAGTCTCTGCGTAAGATCTCACACGAGCACTCTCCCGTGGACCTGGAGGTGCACTTCGAGCCCCTGGTGAAGCGTCTGGCCAGCGGGGACTGGTTCACCTCCCGCACCTCCGCCTGCGGCCTCTTCAGCGTCTGCTACCCGCGCGTCTCCAGCACCGTCAAGGCCGAGATCCGCCA GCACTTCCGGAACCTGTGCTCCGACGACACGCCCATGGTGCGCCGAGCGGCCGCCTCCAAGCTGGGCGAGTTCGCCAAGGTGCTGGAGCTGGACTACGTCAAGAGCGACATCATCTCCCTCTTCACGGCGCTGGCCTCTGACGAGCAG GACTCGGTGCGTCTCCTGGCGGTGGAGGCGTGCGTGAGCATCGCCACCCTGCTGCCCCAGGAGGACCTGGAGACGCTGGTCATGCCCACCCTGCGGCAGGCAGCCGAGGACAAGTCCTGGAGGGTGCGCTACATGGTGGCCGACAAGTTCTCCGAG TTACAAAAGGCAGTTGGTCCAGAAATCACCAAGAACGACCTTGTCCCAGCCTTCCAGAACCTTCTGAAGGACTGTGAGGCCGAGGTCCGGGCCGCCGCTGCCAATAAAGTCAAAG AGTTCTGTGAGAACTTACCAGAGGACAGCAGAGAGACCATCATCATGACTCACATTCTACCCTGCGTCAAG gAATTGGTTTCAGACACGAATCAGCATGTGAAGTCAGCACTGGCCTCTGTGATCATGGGCTTATCGACCATCCTGGGGAAGGACAACACCATCGAGCACCTGCTTCCTCTCTTCCTGGCCCAGCTCAAAGACGAG TGTCCAGAGGTGCGTCTGAACATCATCTCTAACCTGGACTGCGTGAACGAGGTCATCGGTATCCGCCAGCTGTCCCAGTCCCTCCTGCCCGCCATCGTGGAGCTGGCCGAGGACGCCAAGTGGCGAGTGCGACTGGCCATCATTGAGTACATGCCCCTCCTGGCGGGCCAGCTC GGTGTGGAGTTCTTCGATGAGAAGCTGAACTCGTTGTGCATGGCGTGGCTGGTGGATCACG TGTACGCCATCCGAGAGGCGGCCACCTGCAACCTCACCAAGCTGGTGGAGAAGTTCGGGGCCGAGTGGGCGCAGAACACCATCGTGCCCAAAGTGCTGGGCATGGCCAACGACCCCAACTACCTACACCGGATGACCACCCTCTTCTGCATCAAC GCCCTGTCGGAGGCGTGCGGTCAGGAGATCACCACCAAGCACATGCTCCCCGTGGTCCTCAAGATGTCCAACGACCAGGTGGCCAACGTGCGCTTCAATGTGGCCAAGTCCCTGCAGAAGATCGGC CCCGTTCTGGATAGCAA ctCTCTGCAGACCGAGGTGAAACCAGTGCTGGAGAAACTAGCAGCAGACCAAGACATAGATGTCAAATACTTTGCCCAAGAGGCCATTAGCGGTAAGTGTCCAGGCCTCCACAGGGGGGCGCTCACCATGGTGCGGGCACGAAGGCTTTCACTGACTCTTGTGTTCATGTGGcgttctcctcttctcccccaGTTCTTGCCTGGCCTAATGGAGCACCTGCTGCCCTCCCCATGTCCAGATGACCAGACGACCACCTCCATTCTGACCATCATCCAGGATCACTCATTGGGCCGTTTAGAAGAGAGGACACACGCTTCGTTTGGCACTCTCATTTAA